The following are encoded in a window of Impatiens glandulifera chromosome 5, dImpGla2.1, whole genome shotgun sequence genomic DNA:
- the LOC124938450 gene encoding exportin-7-B-like isoform X1, which yields MENLAQLEALCERLYNSQDSAERAHAENTLKCFSINTDYISQCQYILDNASTPYALMMASSSLLKQVTEQHLPLQLRIDIRTYILNYLASRGPELENFVITSIIQLFCRITKFGWFDDDSFREVVGEATKFLNQATPHYAIGLKILSEMISEINQPNPGSPSTHHRRVSNSFKDQSLLQIFRISLTSLCQLKDEAGSKLQELALTLSLKCLSFDFMGSSLDESSDDVGTIQIPSSWRPVIEDPTTMQIFFDYYAITKASLSKDALECLVRLASARRALFTNDASRLTYLAHLMTGTKEILETGKGLADHDNYHEFCRLLGRFKVNYQLSELVTMEGYSTWIHLVAEFTLKSLQSWQWASGSVYYLLGLWSRLVASVPYLKADVPNLLNEYVPKIIEHFISSKFDSAQAGLPDDLSEDPLDNAELLQDQLECIPYLCRFQYGSCSLYIMQITDPILQIYMEAVSLPANNELVVIETKLAWIVHIVASIVKMKQFSGVSEDSQEILDAELSARVLRLINITDCGLHSQRYGEVTKQRLDRAILVFFQNFRKSYIGDQAIHSSKQLYGRLSELLGLNDHLLVLNVIVGKIATNLKCYVESDVVINHTLSLFLEMASGYMTGKMLLKLDTVQFIISHHNREHFPFLEDFRCSRSRTSFYYIIGQLIFMEDSLPKFKSSMDPHMKVFVGLETTPDGMFRMDTVKYALIGLMRDLRGIVMATNSRRTYNFLFDWLYPARMPLLLRAITHWYDTPEVTTPLLKLVAEFVLNKSQRLTFDSSSPNGILLFREVSKLIVAYGSQILSFPNFPDMYTFKYKGISIVLSIMSRALAGNYVNFGVFELYGDRALSDALDIIIRMILSIPLPDILAYRKLRGAYYGFLEVLLNSQISFVLKADASTFRYIVGSLESGLTVLDTNILSQCASAIDNLATFYFNNITLGESPSSPAALGLARNVADCPDVFPEILKTLFEIILFEDCGNHWSLSRPMLSLMLLSEEMFTNLKAQILASQARDEHGRLSLCFDKLMGDMSRSLDNKNRDRFTQNLTKFRNEFRNR from the exons ATGGAGAATTTAGCACAACTGGAAGCCTTGTGTGAGAGACTTTACAATTCACAGGACTCAGCTGAACGAGCTCATGCAGAAAATACTCTGAAATGCTTTTCCATCAACACTGATTACATTTCACAGTGCCAATACATTTTGGACAATGCCTCGACCCCTTATGCATTGATGATGGCTAGTTCGAGCTTGCTGAAGCAAGTGACTGAGCAGCACCTTCCTTTGCAGCTACGGATTGATATTC GGACCTACATATTAAATTACTTAGCCAGCAGAGGACCTGAGTTGGAGAACTTTGTAATCACTTCCATAATTCAGCTCTTTTGTCGCATCACAAAGTTTGGGTGGTTTGATGATGACAGCTTTAGAGAAGTGGTTGGAGAGGCGACAAAGTTCTTGAATCAG GCCACTCCTCACTATGCTATTGGCTTGAAGATCTTGAGTGAGATGATTAGTGAAATCAATCAG CCAAATCCTGGTTCACCTTCAACACACCATAGAAGGGTGTCAAACTCCTTCAAGGATCAGTCACTTCTTCAAATTTTTCGAATATCTTTGACATCATTGTGTCAACTTAAAGATGAAG CAGGAAGTAAGCTACAAGAACTGGCTCTTACTCTGTCTCTCAAATGCTTATCATTTGACTTTATGGGGTCATCATTAGATGAAAGTTCAGACGATGTTGGCACCATTCAG ATTCCATCTTCATGGAGGCCGGTCATTGAAGATCCCACAACAATGCAGATTTTCTTTGATTACTATGCCATTACTAAAGCCAGTCTGTCAAAAGAC GCTTTGGAGTGTTTAGTACGTTTGGCTTCTGCAAGGAGGGCTCTGTTCACAAATGATGCATCACGCTTGACATATCTTGCTCACTTAATGACTGGAACTAAAGAAATCCTTGAAACAGGAAAAG GTCTAGCTGATCATGACAATTATCACGAGTTTTGTCGTCTTCTAGGACGATTTAAAGTGAACTACCAG CTGTCCGAGCTTGTCACCATGGAGGGCTACAGTACATGGATACATTTAGTTGCAGAGTTCACATTGAAGTCTCTACAATCATGGCAG TGGGCCAGTGGAAGTGTATACTACCTACTGGGGCTGTGGTCTAGATTGGTGGCATCTGTTCCATATTTGAAGGCTGATGTACCAAATCTGCTGAATGAATACGTGCCTAAGATTATTGAGCATTTTATCTCGTCAAAGTTTGACTCTGCTCAG GCTGGATTGCCAGATGATCTATCAGAGGACCCACTGGACAATGCTGAACTGCTTCAGGATCAGCTTGAATGCATTCCATATCTTTGCAGATTCCAG TATGGTAGCTGCAGCCTGTATATAATGCAGATAACTGACCCCATCCTTCAGATATATATG GAAGCAGTAAGCCTCCCAGCCAACAATGAGCTTGTTGTGATTGAAACAAAACTGGCTTGGATAGTGCATATAGTTGCGTCAATTGTCAAGATGAAGCAATTTAGTGGTGTAAG tgaagattctCAAGAAATACTGGATGCAGAACTTTCAGCACGAGTCTTGCGGTTGATAAATATTACAGATTGCGGGTTACATAGTCAG AGATATGGTGAGGTTACCAAGCAAAGATTGGACCGGGCAATACTTGTATTCTTCCAAAATTTTAGGAAATCATATATTGGCGATCAAGCCATACACTCTTCTAAG CAATTGTATGGGCGATTATCTGAGCTTCTTGGACTTAATGATCACCTGCTCGTACTTAATGTTATTGTTGGGAAGATCGCTACAAATCTGAAATGCTATGTGGAG AGTGATGTGGTTATTAATCACACTTTGAGTCTCTTTCTCGAGATGGCGAGCGG ATATATGACAGGCAAGATGCTTTTGAAGTTGGATACAGTTCAATTCATAATTTCACACCATAAT AGGGAGCACTTTCCATTCTTGGAGGATTTTAGATGTTCACGTTCAAGGACATCATTTTATTACATCATTGGCCAGTTGATATTCATGGAAGACAGCCTTCCAAAATTTAAATCATCAATGGATCCTCATATGAAG GTTTTTGTTGGTCTGGAAACAACACCTGATGGAATGTTTCGGATGGATACCGTTAAATATGCATTGATTGGACTGATGCGGGATCTCAGAGGAATTGTGATGGCAACAAATAG TCGCCGAACATATAATTTCCTTTTCGATTGGTTGTATCCAGCTCGCATGCCGCTTCTTCTGAGAGCAATTACACATTGGTATGACACGCCAGAG GTGACAACCCCCTTATTGAAGTTGGTGGCAGAGTTTGTTCTGAACAAGTCCCAACGACTGACTTTTGACTCATCATCTCCTAATGGCATACTGCTTTTCAGAGAAGTCAGCAAATTAATTGTTGCATATGGGTCCCAAATCTTATCATTTCCCAATTTCCCTGATATGTACACATTCAAGTACAAGGGTATATCAATTGTGTTGTCTATAATGTCCAGAG CACTTGCTGGGAACTACGTGAACTTTGGTGTTTTTGAACTATATGGTGATAGAGCACTATCAGATGCTCTCGACATCATCATAAGGATGATACTGTCAATTCCTTTGCCTGATATACTGGCATATCGGAAG CTGAGAGGAGCGTACTATGGATTCCTGGAGGTTTTATTGAATAGCCAGATATCTTTCGTACTAAAAGCAGATGCAAGTACTTTCAGATACATTGTTGGTTCACTTGAATCGGGCCTTACAGTATTAGATACAAATATCTTGTCACAG TGTGCATCTGCTATTGATAATTTGGCTACTTTCTATTTCAACAATATCACTCTTGGGGAGTCCCCTTCTTCACCAGCTGCTCTTGGCCTTGCTCGGAATGTTGCAGATTGCCCTGACGTATTTCCGGAG ATTCTGAAAACGCTTTTTGAGATCATACTTTTTGAGGATTGCGGCAACCATTGGAGTCTTAGTCGGCCAATGCTGAGTTTGATGCTTCTAAGTGAAGAG ATGTTCACAAATCTGAAAGCTCAGATCTTGGCTTCACAA GCAAGAGATGAGCATGGTAGGCTATCATTGTGTTTTGATAAACTTATGGGAGACATGAGTCGGAGTTTAGACAACAAAAACAGAGACAGGTTTACTCAGAATCTCACCAAGTTCAGGAATGAATTCCGCAATAGATGA
- the LOC124938450 gene encoding exportin-7-A-like isoform X2 — protein MENLAQLEALCERLYNSQDSAERAHAENTLKCFSINTDYISQCQYILDNASTPYALMMASSSLLKQVTEQHLPLQLRIDIRTYILNYLASRGPELENFVITSIIQLFCRITKFGWFDDDSFREVVGEATKFLNQATPHYAIGLKILSEMISEINQPNPGSPSTHHRRVSNSFKDQSLLQIFRISLTSLCQLKDEGSKLQELALTLSLKCLSFDFMGSSLDESSDDVGTIQIPSSWRPVIEDPTTMQIFFDYYAITKASLSKDALECLVRLASARRALFTNDASRLTYLAHLMTGTKEILETGKGLADHDNYHEFCRLLGRFKVNYQLSELVTMEGYSTWIHLVAEFTLKSLQSWQWASGSVYYLLGLWSRLVASVPYLKADVPNLLNEYVPKIIEHFISSKFDSAQAGLPDDLSEDPLDNAELLQDQLECIPYLCRFQYGSCSLYIMQITDPILQIYMEAVSLPANNELVVIETKLAWIVHIVASIVKMKQFSGVSEDSQEILDAELSARVLRLINITDCGLHSQRYGEVTKQRLDRAILVFFQNFRKSYIGDQAIHSSKQLYGRLSELLGLNDHLLVLNVIVGKIATNLKCYVESDVVINHTLSLFLEMASGYMTGKMLLKLDTVQFIISHHNREHFPFLEDFRCSRSRTSFYYIIGQLIFMEDSLPKFKSSMDPHMKVFVGLETTPDGMFRMDTVKYALIGLMRDLRGIVMATNSRRTYNFLFDWLYPARMPLLLRAITHWYDTPEVTTPLLKLVAEFVLNKSQRLTFDSSSPNGILLFREVSKLIVAYGSQILSFPNFPDMYTFKYKGISIVLSIMSRALAGNYVNFGVFELYGDRALSDALDIIIRMILSIPLPDILAYRKLRGAYYGFLEVLLNSQISFVLKADASTFRYIVGSLESGLTVLDTNILSQCASAIDNLATFYFNNITLGESPSSPAALGLARNVADCPDVFPEILKTLFEIILFEDCGNHWSLSRPMLSLMLLSEEMFTNLKAQILASQARDEHGRLSLCFDKLMGDMSRSLDNKNRDRFTQNLTKFRNEFRNR, from the exons ATGGAGAATTTAGCACAACTGGAAGCCTTGTGTGAGAGACTTTACAATTCACAGGACTCAGCTGAACGAGCTCATGCAGAAAATACTCTGAAATGCTTTTCCATCAACACTGATTACATTTCACAGTGCCAATACATTTTGGACAATGCCTCGACCCCTTATGCATTGATGATGGCTAGTTCGAGCTTGCTGAAGCAAGTGACTGAGCAGCACCTTCCTTTGCAGCTACGGATTGATATTC GGACCTACATATTAAATTACTTAGCCAGCAGAGGACCTGAGTTGGAGAACTTTGTAATCACTTCCATAATTCAGCTCTTTTGTCGCATCACAAAGTTTGGGTGGTTTGATGATGACAGCTTTAGAGAAGTGGTTGGAGAGGCGACAAAGTTCTTGAATCAG GCCACTCCTCACTATGCTATTGGCTTGAAGATCTTGAGTGAGATGATTAGTGAAATCAATCAG CCAAATCCTGGTTCACCTTCAACACACCATAGAAGGGTGTCAAACTCCTTCAAGGATCAGTCACTTCTTCAAATTTTTCGAATATCTTTGACATCATTGTGTCAACTTAAAGATGAAG GAAGTAAGCTACAAGAACTGGCTCTTACTCTGTCTCTCAAATGCTTATCATTTGACTTTATGGGGTCATCATTAGATGAAAGTTCAGACGATGTTGGCACCATTCAG ATTCCATCTTCATGGAGGCCGGTCATTGAAGATCCCACAACAATGCAGATTTTCTTTGATTACTATGCCATTACTAAAGCCAGTCTGTCAAAAGAC GCTTTGGAGTGTTTAGTACGTTTGGCTTCTGCAAGGAGGGCTCTGTTCACAAATGATGCATCACGCTTGACATATCTTGCTCACTTAATGACTGGAACTAAAGAAATCCTTGAAACAGGAAAAG GTCTAGCTGATCATGACAATTATCACGAGTTTTGTCGTCTTCTAGGACGATTTAAAGTGAACTACCAG CTGTCCGAGCTTGTCACCATGGAGGGCTACAGTACATGGATACATTTAGTTGCAGAGTTCACATTGAAGTCTCTACAATCATGGCAG TGGGCCAGTGGAAGTGTATACTACCTACTGGGGCTGTGGTCTAGATTGGTGGCATCTGTTCCATATTTGAAGGCTGATGTACCAAATCTGCTGAATGAATACGTGCCTAAGATTATTGAGCATTTTATCTCGTCAAAGTTTGACTCTGCTCAG GCTGGATTGCCAGATGATCTATCAGAGGACCCACTGGACAATGCTGAACTGCTTCAGGATCAGCTTGAATGCATTCCATATCTTTGCAGATTCCAG TATGGTAGCTGCAGCCTGTATATAATGCAGATAACTGACCCCATCCTTCAGATATATATG GAAGCAGTAAGCCTCCCAGCCAACAATGAGCTTGTTGTGATTGAAACAAAACTGGCTTGGATAGTGCATATAGTTGCGTCAATTGTCAAGATGAAGCAATTTAGTGGTGTAAG tgaagattctCAAGAAATACTGGATGCAGAACTTTCAGCACGAGTCTTGCGGTTGATAAATATTACAGATTGCGGGTTACATAGTCAG AGATATGGTGAGGTTACCAAGCAAAGATTGGACCGGGCAATACTTGTATTCTTCCAAAATTTTAGGAAATCATATATTGGCGATCAAGCCATACACTCTTCTAAG CAATTGTATGGGCGATTATCTGAGCTTCTTGGACTTAATGATCACCTGCTCGTACTTAATGTTATTGTTGGGAAGATCGCTACAAATCTGAAATGCTATGTGGAG AGTGATGTGGTTATTAATCACACTTTGAGTCTCTTTCTCGAGATGGCGAGCGG ATATATGACAGGCAAGATGCTTTTGAAGTTGGATACAGTTCAATTCATAATTTCACACCATAAT AGGGAGCACTTTCCATTCTTGGAGGATTTTAGATGTTCACGTTCAAGGACATCATTTTATTACATCATTGGCCAGTTGATATTCATGGAAGACAGCCTTCCAAAATTTAAATCATCAATGGATCCTCATATGAAG GTTTTTGTTGGTCTGGAAACAACACCTGATGGAATGTTTCGGATGGATACCGTTAAATATGCATTGATTGGACTGATGCGGGATCTCAGAGGAATTGTGATGGCAACAAATAG TCGCCGAACATATAATTTCCTTTTCGATTGGTTGTATCCAGCTCGCATGCCGCTTCTTCTGAGAGCAATTACACATTGGTATGACACGCCAGAG GTGACAACCCCCTTATTGAAGTTGGTGGCAGAGTTTGTTCTGAACAAGTCCCAACGACTGACTTTTGACTCATCATCTCCTAATGGCATACTGCTTTTCAGAGAAGTCAGCAAATTAATTGTTGCATATGGGTCCCAAATCTTATCATTTCCCAATTTCCCTGATATGTACACATTCAAGTACAAGGGTATATCAATTGTGTTGTCTATAATGTCCAGAG CACTTGCTGGGAACTACGTGAACTTTGGTGTTTTTGAACTATATGGTGATAGAGCACTATCAGATGCTCTCGACATCATCATAAGGATGATACTGTCAATTCCTTTGCCTGATATACTGGCATATCGGAAG CTGAGAGGAGCGTACTATGGATTCCTGGAGGTTTTATTGAATAGCCAGATATCTTTCGTACTAAAAGCAGATGCAAGTACTTTCAGATACATTGTTGGTTCACTTGAATCGGGCCTTACAGTATTAGATACAAATATCTTGTCACAG TGTGCATCTGCTATTGATAATTTGGCTACTTTCTATTTCAACAATATCACTCTTGGGGAGTCCCCTTCTTCACCAGCTGCTCTTGGCCTTGCTCGGAATGTTGCAGATTGCCCTGACGTATTTCCGGAG ATTCTGAAAACGCTTTTTGAGATCATACTTTTTGAGGATTGCGGCAACCATTGGAGTCTTAGTCGGCCAATGCTGAGTTTGATGCTTCTAAGTGAAGAG ATGTTCACAAATCTGAAAGCTCAGATCTTGGCTTCACAA GCAAGAGATGAGCATGGTAGGCTATCATTGTGTTTTGATAAACTTATGGGAGACATGAGTCGGAGTTTAGACAACAAAAACAGAGACAGGTTTACTCAGAATCTCACCAAGTTCAGGAATGAATTCCGCAATAGATGA